GGCCGTGGCCCTGGCCGTCTTCGCCTCCGACCCCCTGTCGTCGGTCGCGTACGCGACCGAGGAGATCCTGCTGGTCCTCGTCCTCGCCGGCCACGCCGCCCTGAGCTATTCGCTTCCCGTGGCCATCGGTATCGCCGCGCTGCTCGCCGTGGTGGTCGTCTCCTACCGTCAGACGGTGCAGGCATATCCTCAGGGCGGCGGCGCCTACCTGGTCGCCAAGGACAACCTCGGCGTCTTCCCGGCTCTCACCGCAGCGGCGGCGCTCTTGACCGACTACGTGCTCACGGTGTCGGTCTCGGTGGTCGCCGGAGTGGCGGCGCTGACGTCGGCCTTTCCGGCGCTGCACGCCCATCGCGTGGTCCTGAGCGTGCTTGCCGTCGCCTTGATCACGACGGGGAACCTGCGCGGCGTCCGCGAATCGGGGCGGATGTTTGCCGCGCCGACCTACTTCTTCACCGTCAGCATTCTGGGAATGGTTGGCTATGGGCTGGTCGCGTCGAAGCTCGGGCTGCTTCCCGAGGCGCCTTACGAGCCGCACCCTCCGGGACTCGAGGGAATCGGGCTGTTCCTTCTCTTGCGCGCCTACGCCGCCGGCTGCACGGCCTTGACGGGCGTCGAGGCGGTGTCGAACGGTGTGCCTGCCCTCCGGCCGCCGGAGGGCCGCAATGCCCAGGCGGTGATGACCTGGCTCGGCGTCATCTCCATCACCATGTTCCTCGGCATCACCTACCTGGCGTTCGACTTCGGCATCATGCCCGGTGGGGACGAGACGGTCGTGTCCAAGATCGCGCGCCGGGTGTTCGGACCCAGCCTCATCTACTACGCGATCCAGGCGGCGACCATGCTGATCCTGCTCCTTGCCGCCAATACATCGTACGCGGACTTCCCGCGGCTCTCGTCCATCCTCGCCCGCGATCGCTACATGCCCCGTCAGTTCGCGACCCAGGGCGACCGCCTCGTCTTCTCCAATGGCATCCTGATCCTCAGTGCGTTCTCCATCTTGCTCATCGTGGGCTTCGGCGGCGACACACACGCCCTCCTGCCCCTCTACGCCATCGGCGTCTTCATCTCCTTCACCCTCTCGCAGAGTGGGATGGTCCGCCGCTGGCTACGCCGAAAGGAGCCCGGCTGGCGGTGGAGGGTGTGGGTGAACGCGGTGGGAGCGGCCGTCACCGCCATCGTGCTCCTGACGCTGGCCGTGACCAAGTTCGCCGAGGGAGCCTGGATCGTCGTGCTGATCATTCCCCTCCTCATCCTGACCTTCGTCGCCATGCACCGACATTACGAGGAGGTCGCCGTCGAGCTGTCGCTAGAGGGCTTCGATCGCCTTCCTCAGTTCGAGCACACCGTGCTGGTGCTCATCGGCGACGTCCACCAAGGCGTCGTCCGCGCCGTGCAGTATGCGAAGACGCTGGCCGGGCCATGCGCGGTGGTGCGCGCGGTGTACGTGGAGATCGATCCCGCGCGGACTCACCGGCTGGAGGAGAAGTGGGCCAAGTGCGGTTTCGGCATCCCTCTCGTCGTCCTGTCCTCGCCGTATCGGTCGCTGCTGCGCCCGTTGCTCGACTTTGTCGATCAGATTCAGCGGCGGGGCGACGATCAGATGGTGACGATCGTGTTGCCGGAGTTCATTCCTCGGCGGCTGTGGCAGCATCTCCTGCACAACCAGACGGCCTTGCTCGTGAAGGGGGCGCTCCTCTTCCGCCGGAACATCGTCGTTACCGACATTCCCTACCTCCTGAAGCGTTGAAGGTCCTTCGTGCCTCCACGTCCGAGATATGCCTGGATCACCCCGGGGTCTGCACGCACCTCCGCCGCCGTCCCCGCCACGGTGATGCGCCCGCTCGCCAGGACATAAGCCCGGTCGGCCAGGGCGAGTGCCTGGGCGGCCATCTGCTCCACGAGGAGAATGGTGAGCCCCTCCCCGCGCAGGCGTGCGAGGGCCTCGAAGATCTGGCGCAGGAGCAGAGGAGCCAAGCCCAGCGACGGCTCGTCCAGCAGGAGCACGCGCGGCCGCGCCATGAGGCCGCGGGCCAGGGCCAGCATCTGCTGTTGGCCGCCGGAGAGGCTGCCCGCCGGATCGCCCAGGCGCGCATGGAGGGCCGGGAAGAGAGCCAGGGCGTGCTCCATGGGCTCGCCAGCAGTGTCGGCCGGGCGCCCTCTGGCGGAGAGGGCGCCGAGGGCCAGATTATCGCGCACCGTCTGATCGCCGAAGATGCCGCGGCCCTCGGGGACGAGGGTGATGCCGCGATGGGCCACCCACCAGGGCGGGCGGCCGCCGATCTCCTCGTCGTCGAGGCGGATGGAGCCGGCGCGGGGGTGCAGCAGGCCGGCGATGGTCTTGAGGAGGGTGGTCTTGCCCGCGCCGTTGCCGCCGATCAACGCCACCAGCTCGCCCGGGCGCACCTCCAGCGATACGTCAGTGAGCGCCCGCGTGGCGCCGTAACCCGCCTCGAGGCCGCGGAGGGTCAGCGCGCTCATGCGGGGGCCGCGCCAAGATAGGCCTCGATCACCGCGGCATCGCGCTGCACGTCGGCCGGCGCGCCGCGGGCGATGATTCGGCCGTCGTCGAACACGGTGACCTGGTCGGACAGGGCCATCACCAGATCCATGTGATGCTCCACCAGCACCATGGCGGGACCGCCGCCGTCGCGCACGGCGGCCAGCGCCGCATCCAGCTCGGCCACCTCGCTCAGTGTGAGGCCGGCCGCGGGCTCGTCGAGGAGGAGCACGCGCGGGCCGGTGGCGAGCGCCCGCACGATCTCGAGCCGGCGGCGGAGCCCGGCGGCGAGCGCGTCGGCAGGCTCATCGGCGAGGGCGGCCAGGCCGTGGGCGGTGAGGCGGACACGGGACTCCGCGTGGAAGAAGCGCTCGCGGCGGCGCGTGGCGGGGAGGCCGGCGAGGGCGCCGAGGAGGCGGCCGAGGCGCGGGCCCGCGAGGCCCACGGCCACGTTGTCGGCCACGGTGAGCTCGCCGAAGAGCTGCGCGGTCTGGAACGTGCGCGCGACGCCGAGCCGCGCGATGGCGTGGGGCGCGGCGCCGGCGATGCCGAGGCCGCCCAGCGTGACCTGGCCTGCCTCGGGCCGGTAGTAGCCGGAGAGAACGTTCAGCAGCGTCGTCTTGCCCGCTCCGTTCGGGCCGATGACGGCGGTGATGCCGGGGGACGGGACGGCGAGCGTGACGTTGTCGAGGGCGGTCACCCCGCCGAATCTGACCGTCACGTGGTCGAGCGCGAGAAGCGTTTCCGGGGGTCTGGCCTCGACCTTCTGCTCCCCCTCACCCTGCCCTCTTCCCCTCTGGGGAAGCGGGGTGGAGCGCCTCGGGGTCACCGCGCCGACCACGCCGTGTGGGAGCCCGTAGATCGAGAGCAAGAGCAGGAGACCGTAGAGGATGAGGCGGTAGTCGGCGAGACGGGTGAGGAGCTCGGGGAGGAGGGTGAGCACGAGGCCGCCGACCACGGGGCCCGCGATGGTGTTGACGCCGCCGAAGAGGAGGGCGAGGAGGAACAGGATGGACTGCTGCAGCGTGAAGCTGTCGGGCGAGATGTAGCCGTTGAGGAAGGCGAAGAGCGCGCCGGCCCCGCCGGTGAAGGCGGCGGAGACGGTGAACGCGACGATACGGAGGTGATAGGGCGAGAGGCCCAGCGACTCCGCTGCGACCTCGCTGCCCTTGACGGCGAGGAAGGCCCGGCCCCAGGCCGAGCGACGAAGATTGGCGGTGACCCAGAGGGCGACGGCCGCCGCCGCGGCCACCACCCAGTAGTAACGGGCGAGGGGAAGCTTGGGGATGTTGAAGATACCGCCGGGGCCGCCCGTAACCGACACCCATTCCACCAGCACGCCCTCGACGATGATGCCGAAGGCGATCGTGACCATGGCCAGATAGGGCCCGGTCACGCGCAGCGCCGCCGCGGCCACGACCGCGCCCACGAGCGCGGCGGCCGCGATCGCCGTCATGGTCGCCGCCCAGAGCGGCACGCCCGCGCGCGTGGCGGCGAGCGCGGCCGCGTAGGCGCCGATGGCGTAGAAGCCGGCGTGGCCCAGTGAGATCTGGCCCGTGAAGCCCACGAGCACGTTGAGGCCGGCGGCCACGATGACGAGGAGCGCGGTGCTGGCGCCGAGGTAAAGATAGTACGTGTTGGCAGTCAGGAGGGGCAGGGCCGCGGCGGCGGCGGCGAGGGCGAGCCAGCCCACGCGTGCCATCACACCCGCCGCGTGGCGGGGGCGCCGCCCAGGCCGTCCGGCCGCATCACCAGCACCAGGATCACCAGCGCGAAGCCCACGATCTCGCGCGCGCCGGTGGAGACATAGCCCGCCACGAATGACTCGATCAGGCCGTAGCCGAGCCCGGCCACAATGATGCCGGGCGCGGAGGTGAGTCCGCCGATGATGGCCACCGCGAAGGCCTTGAGGCCGATGATGGTGCCCATGGTGGGCGCCACGTTCAGGATGGGTGCCAGCAGCACGCCCGCCACCCCGGCCAGGAGCGCGGAGAGCGCGTAGGCGGCCATGACCGCGCGGGGCACGTTGATGCCCATGAGCCCGGCGGCCTCCGCATTCCACGCCACCGCCTTCCACTGTTTCCCCCACCGCGTGCGGTGATAGAGCACCTGCACCAGCGCCATCACCGCCAGGCCCACGATCGGAATCAGCAGCTCCTGCGGATAGAAGCCCGCGCCGCCGAGGAGAATGGGCTTCCGCGTCAGCGCCGAGGGGAAGGCGCGCGCGTCCTTGCCGAACGACAGCATGGCCACGTTCTCGGCAATGATGCCGAGCGCGATCGTGGAGAGGAGCCAGGCGGGCGAGCCCGCGAGAAAGAAGGGGCGCACCGCAACGCGCTCCACCAGCATGCCGAAGAGCGCGAGCGCGACGAGCATGAGTAGTAGCGCGGCGGGGAGCGGCCAGCCCAGCCCCACGTAGGCCGCGTAGGCCACCACCGCGCCCGCCATCACGGCGTAGCCCTGCGAGAAGTTCATGGTGCGGCTGGTCACCCAGGTGATGTGGTACCCCAGGGCGACCAGCCCGTACATGCTGCCCAGTGCCAGCCCGCTGACGACGAGCTGGAGGACCACTGCCTAGCGCGGTCGGGCCATGAGAACGGCCCAGATGCGAGGCGGCGAGGAATGCGACGAGCGAGGCGTATCTGTTCGTACGTCGAGCGAGGGGCGACCGAGCCAACGAAGCAGATGCGTCGTTATCATGGACCGACGGGGACGATCTTGCCGTGCTTCCAGACCACCATGACGTAGTCCGCGTCGGTCAGCGCGTCGTGCTGCTCGGCCGTGAAGGGCTGCTTGTAGGTCTTGATGAGGCCCTTGTACTCGGCCTTAAGGCTTTCGAGCGCGTCGCGGACCTTCGGGCCGTCCGTGCTGCCCGCCTGCTCGATGGCGAGGGCGACCAGATGCATGCCGTCGTAGGCGTTCGCCGTGCCCACGGGCGCGATCACGTCCTCGGGCCCCTTCACGTTGTACTTCTCGCGCAGGGCCTTCAGGAGGGCCTGGCCCCGCTCGTTCTGCTTGCCGAAGAAGGAATAGGTCTGGACGAAGACCACGCCGTCGGAGAGATCCCCGGTCAGCTCGGCGAAGCGCCCGCCCGAGATGCCCCAGTGGGAGATCATGGGCACTTCCCAGCCGATCTTGGCGCGCGACTTCACGACCTGCGCGCCCTCGGGCGCATTGGCCACGAGGATGACGTGATCGGCGCCGGCGCCCTTGAGCCGCAGCAGCTGCGGGCTCATGTCGGGGTCGTTCCAGTTGAACTTCTCGATGCCCACGGGCTTCACTTTCTTGTCACCGAGCCACTTGCCCAGGCCCGCCTCGTTCGACTGGCCCCAGGCGGTGTTCTCGAGGAGGAGGCCCGGCTTGCCCTTCTTCATCACGTCCACGGCGTAGCGGGCGAGGTACTTGTCCACGTAGTCGTCGTTGGCGGAGACGCGGAAGGCGAAGTTGGGGGTCTGGCCGTTCCGCGTGATGTTGGTGCCCGCCGCCCACGCGCCCATGTACGGGGTCTTGAGCTCCGCCCACACCGGCACCTGCGCCAGCGCCACCGTGGTATGGAGACCGCCGAACACTACCGTGGCCTTCTCCCGCTCCACCAGCTCGCGGGCGATGGTCACGCCCTTGGCGGGATTGCCCTCGTCGTCGCGGATCACCATCTCGAGCTTGCGCCCGCCGAGGAGCCCGCCCTTCGCGTTCACCTCGTCCATGGCGATCTGTATCCCGCGCTTGATCGCCTCGCCTGAGGCGGCCGACCCGCCGGAGACCGCGGCGGCGAGCCCGATCCTGATGGGCTCTTTGGATTGGGCGCCCACCGAGACGGTGAGGGCGGCAAGAGCGAGCAGTGCGAGACCGAGGCAAGCCAGACGGCGCATGGTCACCCTCCTTCGGGATTTCCTAGGTAGCACGAAACGGGGGGCCTAGACCAGCGGCCAGACGTCGGAATGGGTGCGGGGGAACAGGATGTCCAGGAGGGCGCGCGCCTCGCCGGTGCGGACCATGCAGTCGGGATATGTCGCCATCAGCTGATCGAGGCTCTGATAACCGAGGACGAGCTGCACCCACGCGAGCCCGGGGAACAGCGCCGAGGGCCGCCGCGGATCCGCTGAAGGGATCCCGAACTCCTGGCCCACCACGTCGCGCGCCAGCTCCCACGGCTCGGCCGTCTTCACCCGGCCCTCGTCGAAGACGAGCCGGACACCTTGCCGGTAATTGCTGAGCGTCAGCGCGCCGGCGTAGCCGGCCAGGGCGGAAGCGGCGAGGCGGCGCTCGAGGGCCGGGGCGACCTGGCGGAGGAAGCCCGCCATGTCCGGGATGCGGGCGTAGAGGGCGTAGGGCCGCCAGCGGTCGGTCAGCTGAATGGTTTCGTAGAGCGGGTTCTCCAGGCCCACGTGCCAGAGCTGTATCTGGGTGAAGGTGCCGCCATACCGGGCCGCGTAGGCGCTGCCGGTGGCCTCCAGATACGCGTGGACGGCCGGGAAGGGGGCGCGCCAGGAGAGGCCCGGCCGGATCTCGTAGTGCGTGAGCGCGGCCGCTGATCCCGCCCAGAGGACCGGAATGTGCGAGAGGAAGCCCGCCCGCTCGCCCTCCTGACTCTCGATCACGCGGAAGTCGACCCGCGAGAGGCTGCCGGGGCTGTGGCCCTCCAGCTCGTAGCGCCAGAGGCGCGCGTCGCGCGGCACCGAGACCGCGCTGCGAGTCCGGCTCCGGTCGTCGAGATCCACCACGAACGGCAGATCGTCCGCGCGCATTGGACGCACGCGGAAGGGCAGGCGCGCGTCGGAGGCGGGCGGCGCGAGATCACTGCGGGAGAACCGCGGCCCGCCGCCCCGCGGCAGCGCCATCTCGTAGCCGAACTGGCGATAGAACCAGGGGATGCCCGCGATCACCTGCATCAGCTCGCCACGCTCGGCGCTCGCGCGATGGAGCGCCTCGAACTGAGCCCGCACGAGCCCACGGCCCCGGTAGTCGGGCCGCGACCCCACCAGCTCGGGCTGACCCACGCGGAACGGCACGCCCCCGTACTCCCAGGTCTGCGAGATCAGGAGCATGGAGGAGACGATAGCGCCCGTCTTCCGATCCTCCACGATGAAGCCGTCCTCCGACTTGAACGTGGGGTGGCGGCCTCCGAGGAGATCGCGCGTCCAGACGCCGAGCGGCGGGAACGGCTCCGGCATGTCCTGAAAGCGGATCTGGTCCGCGTTGAAGGCGGCCAGGGCGTCCGCGTCGGCCGCGGTGGTGCGGCGGAGGATCAGCCCGTCCCCGAGATCCTGGACCATGACGCCACCGAGTAGCACGGCGGCGGCGCCAAAGGCAATGCGGCCGGTGGTCAGCTCTTGGGCGGGGTGATGCCGTAGCTCTTCAGCTTGCGGTAGAGATGGCTGCGCTCGATGCCGAGCTTCTCGGCGGTGCGCGTGACATTGCCCTCGTGGGCGCGCAGCTCGGCGAGGATGAAGGCGCGCTCGAACGCGTCGCGCGCCTCCTTGAGCGTCTTCTCGCGCTGAATCTCCTCGGCGCCGGAGGCCGGCTCCTTGGGGCGGAGCGGGGGCGGGAGGTCCTCGGGCCCGATGATGTCGCGCGGGGTCATGATCACGAGGCGCTCGACCATGTTGCGCAGCTCGCGCACGTTGCCCGGCCAGTCGTAGGCGAGGAAGTAGGCGAGGGCTTCCACCGACACCGTCTTCGCGCGCTTGCCGTTCTGTGCGGAGAAGAGCGTAATGAAGTAGGACACCAGCGCCGGGATGTCCTCCTTGCGCTTGCGGAGGGGCGGCACCTCGATGGGGATGACGGCGAGGCGGTAGTAAAGGTCTTCGCGGAAGCGGCCCTGGGCGATCTGCTCCTTGAGGTCCTGGTTGGAGGCGGCGAGCACGCGCACGTCCACCTGGAGGGTCTCCTTGCCGCCCACCCGCTCGAAGGCCTGCTCCTCCAGCACGCGCAGGACCTTGGCCTGGGTCTTGAGGCTCATGTCGCCGATCTCGTCGAGGAAGATCGTGCCGCCGTTGGCCGCCTCGAACTTGCCGCGATGCCGCGCCACCGCGCCGGTGAAGGCGCCGCGCTCGTGGCCGAAGAGCTCGGACTCGATCAGCTCCTCCGGAATGGCCGCGCAGTTGACCTCGACGAAGGGCGCGTCGCGGCGGGTGGACTGGGCGTGGATGGCGCGGGCCACCAGCTCCTTGCCGGCGCCGTTCTCGCCGTGGATGAGCACCCGCCCGTTGGTCGGCGCGGCGACGGCGATCTGGCCGCGCAGCTCCTCGATGAGCGCGCTCTTGCCCACGATCTGCTGGCCCCGGTCGAGTTGCTCGCGGAGGGCGCGGTTCTCGCGCTCGAGGCGCGAGTGCTCGAGGGCGCGGCTGACGGCGAGCAGGGTCTTCTCGAGCGATAGCGGCTTCTCGATGAAGTCGTAGGCGCCGAGCTTGGTGGCCTTCACCGCGGTCTCGATCGTGGCGTGGCCCGAGATCATCACCACCGTGGTCTCGGGCTGGCGTTGCTTGATCTCGGCGAGGGCCTCCAGCCCGTCCATGCCCGGCATCCAGATGTCGAGGAAGATCAGATCCGGCGTCTCGTCGGCGAGCTTGGTGAGGGCGTCGGGCGCCGAGCCGACGGAGGTGATGCGGTAGCCCTCGTCCTCCAGCACCGCGCGCAGCGTGGCCTGGATGGCGCGCTCGTCGTCGACGATCAGGATGTGCTCGCGCGGCACGCTAGACCTGCAGCGGCGCCGCCGCGGCGGCGAGCCGGCCCGCGGGCAGCTCGATCACGAAGCGGCTGCCCTGGGGAAGATTGTCCTCCACCCAGATGCTCCCGCCGTGGTCGGTGACGATCTGGTGCACGATGGCGAGGCCCAGCCCCATGCCGGTGGCCTTGGTGGAGAAGTAGGGGACGAAGAGCCGCTCCTTGTCCTCCGGGCTGATCCCGGGCCCGGTGTCCGAGACCATGATGCGGGCGCGCCGGGACTCGGCCAGCCAGACCGTCTCCACCAACACCTCCCCCGTCACCCCCACCGCCTCCACCGCGTTCTCCACGAGGTTCAGCACCGCGCGCTTGATCTGGTTCGGGTCCACCTCGATCGGCGGCAGCTCCGTCGAGAACGCGGACTTGATGCCCAGCGCGGGGTGCGACTCCCGGTAGAGCACGCACACACCGTCGAGCAGCCGCGCCAGGTCGGTCGAGCGGAGCGCCAGCGCGGGCATCCGCGCGAAGCGGGAGAACTCGTCCACGAGCTGCTTAAGACCGTCCACTTCCTGGATGATCGTGCCGGTGGCCTCGTCGAGCAGCCGTTTTTCGTCGGCGCTGCGGTCACCCGCCAGTCGGCGGCGGAGACGCTGGGCCGAGAGCTGGATGGGGGTGAGCGGGTTCTTGATCTCGTGCGCGATGCGCTGGGCGACCTCGCGCCAGGCGGCCAGGCGCTGGGCTTTCAAGAGCTCGGTGAGGTCGTCGAACACCAGCACCATGCCCATGTCCGCGCCGTCCGGGCCCTTGAGCGCGGTGGCCGAAGCCAGGAGCGTGATGGCCTGGCCGTCGCGCCGGAGGTGCACCTCGCGCTCCACCGTGCCCTCGCCCAGACGCGCCATGCGCGCGACCAGGGCGGAGATCTCCGCATAGTCGGGCCGGCGCAGCGCCACGCTGGCGGAGAGGCCCTGGACGCTGCTCGCGGGGATCCCCAGCATGCGCTCGGCCGCCCCGTTGATCGTCGTGATGCGCCCGGCGGGATCGAGCGAGACCACGCCGGTGGCCACCGCGCCCAGCACGGTCTCGGTGTAGCTCCGGCGCATCTCCATCTCGCCGTGCTTGGCCTGGAGGTCGGCGTACGCGGCCTCGAGCTTCGCCTTGGACGAGGCGAGGTCGCTCGTCATCTGGTTGAAGGAGTCCACCAGGATGCCGATCTCGTCGTCGGCGCGCGCCTGCACCTTGTAGGCGAGGTTGCCCGCGGCGACTTCTCGTGTTCCCTCCGCCAGCATCTGGATGGGCTCGGTGATGCCGCGCGCGAGGTAGAGGCCGAACCAGGTGGCGGAGAACACGATGATCAGCGTCATCAAGAGGAACAGCAGGATGTAGATGCCCTTGATGGGATTCTTCAGCAGCTTGAGCTGCTTGTATTCCTGGAAGGCCTGGCTGATGCCGCGCAGGCGGTTCTCGAGGCGCTGGGCCACATGGATGGAGACGACGAGGCTGCCGATCACCTCGCGATCCAGGTCGCGCACGGGCACGACGGCCTGGATCATGTCGCCGTTCTCCAGCTCCTGCACGGTCGTCACTTCCTGGCCGCCCAGCCCCTGCGCGATCTTGCCCTGGGCGATGGCGCGCGTGCCCATCGAGCCCATGGCGGGGTCCTTCACGTGCAGGATCTCGTTGCTCTTCCGGTCGAAGAGGGTGATCGCGGAGAGGGCGAGCCGCTCACGCTGCTCGCCGAGGAAGGCCTCGAGCGGCTCGCGCTGCGTCTCCGACATGAGCCCCTCCCGCTCCACCACGCGGGCCATGAAGCGTCCGTGGCGAAGGGCGGTGCTCTCGAGCGTCTGGTAGTAGGTCTGAGCGACCTCGAGGGCCTGGTCCAGGGGCTTCTCGACCTGCGGCTTGAACCAGCCCTCGATCGAGGTGGTGATGAAGTTGGAGGCGATGATGAAGATGAGGATGCTCGGCACCAGCGCGAGGGACAGAAAGGCGAGGACCAGCTTCACCTTGAAGCGGGCGCCGATGCCCTTCTGCCGATGCTCGAAGCCGAGCTTGACGAGGTTGCGGAAGAGAAGGACGAGGAGCAGCAAGAAGACGATGACGTTGAGGTTCAGCAGCGCCAGCACGACGAGATTCGACGCGACCGGCAGCTGGGGGGCCCGCAGCGCGAACTCGAAGGACGAGGCCAGGACCAGCACCACCAGCACCGCGCTGATGATGAGCAGGTTGCGCTTGCGCTTGCCCTGGTCTCGGGAGGTCTCGGCGAGCGGGCTCACTGGCTGCGGCTCGGCGTCAGGAGGTTGGACTGGATCCAGGGCGTCTCGGCGGCGTCGCCGGTCATACGGGCGACCCACGAGTTCTGGCCGTTGAGCGAGACGTCGGCGCGCACGCGCACGTAGTAGAGCTCGCGGCCGTCGAGCGAGGCTCCCGGCGCGAGCTTCGAGAGCCGGAGGTCCGAGAGCACGCGCTGGGCCTCGCGAAGGTTCTTCGTGAGGAAGGGCTCGCGCTGCTCGCCGGCGAGCGAGGCAACGCGGTACTCCTTGGTGAGCACGTTGTACGTGAGCTGCCGCTCCACCATGCGCGTTTGCACCATGCGCTCGACCCAGAAGCGGCTGTATTGCCAGAGCTCCACGTGGTAGCGCACGTGCGTCGGCACGCCGGAGTGGAGGCTCTCGTGCAGCGTGGCCGGGATCGCGCCCAGCAGCACGACCTGGACCGTGACGTCGAAGTCGTTGAAGAACACGGAGAGGTTGCCGATGCGGATCTCGGCCTCGGCGGGCGCCGAGCCGACGAGAACCAGGCCGGCCAGGGCGCAGACCGCGAAGATGAGGTGCGAGGTCCGGGGGCGGGAAATCGGCGTCGCCACGACCGGACCATTATAGCGTTCGGCCGGGCAGGGGGGGCAGGAACCACCCCTGGGGGACGGCGGCGGCTAGAGCGCCGCGACGCCCGGAGCGGACGGGTAGGCGGCCTCGGCGACCAGGTCCTCGACCCGCGCGCTGCGGTACCGCCGCCGCTCGGGAGCAGCGGCCTTCCGGATCGCCGCCACGAGCTGGTGGTTCATGGCGTGCCCGGCGTTCCGCGCGACCACGTGGCCGAGGATAGGCCGGCCGAGCAGGAAGAGGTCACCGACCAGGTCGAGGATCTTGTGGCGCACGAACTCGTCCGGGAACCGCAGGCTTTCGTTGAGGATCGTTCTCTTGCCCACCACGATGGTATTGTCCAGCGAGCCGCCGCGGGCGAGCCCGCGCTGCCGCATGGCGCCGACGTCTTTCAGGAATCCATAGGTGCGAGCGGGCGCCACGTCCTCGGCGAACGTCTTCGGGGTGATCTCGACCGTCACCGCCTGGAGCCCGATCGCGGGGTGCTCGTGGTCGAGGGTATAGCTCACCCGGAACGTGTCGCAGGGGAACATGCGCAGCCACCGTGAGCCGTCCTCGATCGAGATTGGCGTCCCGATGCGGATGGGGCGCCGGAGGGCGGGAAGGGGCACCTGACCCGCGCGCTCGAGGAGGTCCATGAACTCCTTGGCGCTGCCGTCCAGCCCGGGCAGCTCGTCGCCGGACACGTCCACGAGGAGATTGTCGAGACCCAGTCCGGCCGCGGCGGCCATGAGGTGCTCGATCGTCCGGACCCGCACGCCAAAGGCGCCAACGGTGGTGGCGAAGTGACCGTCCACCACGTGGTCCGTGTTGGCGGGGATCAGGGTGCCGTCGGGGGCCCGGAAGAGAATGCCAGTGTCACTGCCGGCGGGGGTCACCGTCAGGCGGGCCGTCTCGCCGGAATGGAGACCGAGACCCTCGATCGTGACCGAGCGTCGAACGGTCGTCTGATGGTCCATGGCCGGGACAGGGATGAGCAAGCCAGGTGCCACACCGCGTTGTTGCCATCTAACATATTGACTAAGTGGACATAAGGGTCAGAACACCCCCGCTAGCCCTTGCCGCGTTGTGGTACGGCTGACACTCGATGACACCGAGCTTGTCTCATTTCGGTGACAGCTAGCTGACGCTCAGACATCGACGATCAGCCGGGCTTCGTAGCCGCCTGGCACCGCCTCGACCGATACCTGATGGAGCGTGGCCGCCTTCACAACGGTGCCCAGCCGGTGCCGGCGCGGGTCTACCTC
This window of the Candidatus Methylomirabilota bacterium genome carries:
- a CDS encoding GNAT family N-acetyltransferase produces the protein MVQDLGDGLILRRTTAADADALAAFNADQIRFQDMPEPFPPLGVWTRDLLGGRHPTFKSEDGFIVEDRKTGAIVSSMLLISQTWEYGGVPFRVGQPELVGSRPDYRGRGLVRAQFEALHRASAERGELMQVIAGIPWFYRQFGYEMALPRGGGPRFSRSDLAPPASDARLPFRVRPMRADDLPFVVDLDDRSRTRSAVSVPRDARLWRYELEGHSPGSLSRVDFRVIESQEGERAGFLSHIPVLWAGSAAALTHYEIRPGLSWRAPFPAVHAYLEATGSAYAARYGGTFTQIQLWHVGLENPLYETIQLTDRWRPYALYARIPDMAGFLRQVAPALERRLAASALAGYAGALTLSNYRQGVRLVFDEGRVKTAEPWELARDVVGQEFGIPSADPRRPSALFPGLAWVQLVLGYQSLDQLMATYPDCMVRTGEARALLDILFPRTHSDVWPLV
- a CDS encoding sigma-54 dependent transcriptional regulator — translated: MPREHILIVDDERAIQATLRAVLEDEGYRITSVGSAPDALTKLADETPDLIFLDIWMPGMDGLEALAEIKQRQPETTVVMISGHATIETAVKATKLGAYDFIEKPLSLEKTLLAVSRALEHSRLERENRALREQLDRGQQIVGKSALIEELRGQIAVAAPTNGRVLIHGENGAGKELVARAIHAQSTRRDAPFVEVNCAAIPEELIESELFGHERGAFTGAVARHRGKFEAANGGTIFLDEIGDMSLKTQAKVLRVLEEQAFERVGGKETLQVDVRVLAASNQDLKEQIAQGRFREDLYYRLAVIPIEVPPLRKRKEDIPALVSYFITLFSAQNGKRAKTVSVEALAYFLAYDWPGNVRELRNMVERLVIMTPRDIIGPEDLPPPLRPKEPASGAEEIQREKTLKEARDAFERAFILAELRAHEGNVTRTAEKLGIERSHLYRKLKSYGITPPKS
- a CDS encoding ATP-binding protein — protein: MSPLAETSRDQGKRKRNLLIISAVLVVLVLASSFEFALRAPQLPVASNLVVLALLNLNVIVFLLLLVLLFRNLVKLGFEHRQKGIGARFKVKLVLAFLSLALVPSILIFIIASNFITTSIEGWFKPQVEKPLDQALEVAQTYYQTLESTALRHGRFMARVVEREGLMSETQREPLEAFLGEQRERLALSAITLFDRKSNEILHVKDPAMGSMGTRAIAQGKIAQGLGGQEVTTVQELENGDMIQAVVPVRDLDREVIGSLVVSIHVAQRLENRLRGISQAFQEYKQLKLLKNPIKGIYILLFLLMTLIIVFSATWFGLYLARGITEPIQMLAEGTREVAAGNLAYKVQARADDEIGILVDSFNQMTSDLASSKAKLEAAYADLQAKHGEMEMRRSYTETVLGAVATGVVSLDPAGRITTINGAAERMLGIPASSVQGLSASVALRRPDYAEISALVARMARLGEGTVEREVHLRRDGQAITLLASATALKGPDGADMGMVLVFDDLTELLKAQRLAAWREVAQRIAHEIKNPLTPIQLSAQRLRRRLAGDRSADEKRLLDEATGTIIQEVDGLKQLVDEFSRFARMPALALRSTDLARLLDGVCVLYRESHPALGIKSAFSTELPPIEVDPNQIKRAVLNLVENAVEAVGVTGEVLVETVWLAESRRARIMVSDTGPGISPEDKERLFVPYFSTKATGMGLGLAIVHQIVTDHGGSIWVEDNLPQGSRFVIELPAGRLAAAAAPLQV
- a CDS encoding DUF4390 domain-containing protein, with the translated sequence MATPISRPRTSHLIFAVCALAGLVLVGSAPAEAEIRIGNLSVFFNDFDVTVQVVLLGAIPATLHESLHSGVPTHVRYHVELWQYSRFWVERMVQTRMVERQLTYNVLTKEYRVASLAGEQREPFLTKNLREAQRVLSDLRLSKLAPGASLDGRELYYVRVRADVSLNGQNSWVARMTGDAAETPWIQSNLLTPSRSQ
- the lpxC gene encoding UDP-3-O-acyl-N-acetylglucosamine deacetylase, with product MDHQTTVRRSVTIEGLGLHSGETARLTVTPAGSDTGILFRAPDGTLIPANTDHVVDGHFATTVGAFGVRVRTIEHLMAAAAGLGLDNLLVDVSGDELPGLDGSAKEFMDLLERAGQVPLPALRRPIRIGTPISIEDGSRWLRMFPCDTFRVSYTLDHEHPAIGLQAVTVEITPKTFAEDVAPARTYGFLKDVGAMRQRGLARGGSLDNTIVVGKRTILNESLRFPDEFVRHKILDLVGDLFLLGRPILGHVVARNAGHAMNHQLVAAIRKAAAPERRRYRSARVEDLVAEAAYPSAPGVAAL